GTAACTGCTTTTGTAGGCCATATGGCAGTTGTTACCAACTGTATTCAGGAAAATGGATTAATCAATCTTAAAATCGCCGGAGAAACAGAGTATACCATTGATCACTGTATCGGGGTGACCAGTGAACCGGGCAAGGGCTCCACATTCCGGTTCACAGCCAAATTCGGCAGAACCGGCTAAAGAGGGTCTTGAAAGAATAAACGGCTTTACCTGGCCGCATCAATACAAGGCCAGGCTTAAAGAATTGAATACCATGGTCGGTAAATACAAGTTCAAAGAGGCAGGCGCACTGCTAACCGCCTTAATTTCCGCACTGGAGCAATTCAATGACTGAATTTTTAAACAAGCAGGAAAAGGATGTCATTCTGGTGGTGGATGATACAAAATTAAACATCGACCTCCTGATGGACATTTTAGGGGAATCTTATGATATCAGAGTCGCCACAGACGGAGAGTCTGCCTTGGAAATGACGGCGGAAGATCCGCCGGACCTGATCCTTTTAGACATCATGATGCCGGGTATAGACGGCTACCAGGTCTGTAAACAGTTAAAAGTGTTAAAACGCACCCGTGAGATACCGGTCATTTTTCTTACCGCACTTGGGGAGCTTTCATACGAAAGCAAAGGGCTGGCAATGGGGGCGGTGGACTATATAACCAAACCCTTTAACCCGGAAATTGTAAAGCTGCGGGTGGAGAACACCCTCAAACTGATACGAACCAATGCCGCGTTGAGAAAGCAAAACGATATTCTCCTAGAAAACGAACGTCTCCGAAACGAGGTGGAGAGCATTGCCAGACATGATTTAAAAACACCGTTAAATGCGTTGATCACTATCCCGGAGCTTTTGCTTCTGGAAGACAACATCGCCCCAAGCCACCGGGAGATGTTGAAAATGATCTCCATGGCCGAATTCCGGGTAATGGATATTATAAATTCATCCATTGACCTGTACAAAATGGAAAAAAGAAATATCGTCTGCGCCCGATTGCCGTTGATCTGGTCAAAATTTTTAGACAAATCAAAGGCGAAATTTTTCACCTTATGGGAGAAAAAGATATTGCACTTAAGATGATGCTCGCCGGACTACCGGCAGGAGAAGACGACACGTTCATGGTCTATGGTGAGCAGATGCTTTTTTATTCAATGTTCACAAGTTTAGTCAAAAATGCGGTCGAAGCCTCTCCTGTTGGAAACTGCGTCACTGTGGATATGAAGATTAAAGGGGAAACACCGATTGTCATGATTAACAACCAGGGGGGAATCCCCGAAGCGATCAAAACAACTTTTTTTGATAAATATGTAACCCACGGCAAATCTGACGGAACCGGATTAGGAACCTATTCGGCCAGACTGATCGCACAAACTTTGGGTGGACGATTATCCTTCCGCTCCATTAAAGAAGAGGGTACCACCCTGATGCTGGAACTTCGTGACAACTTAAAAAAAGAAAATGAGGAAGAGGCTTTTGATCTCTTTTTTGACGAAAGCCCCCTTCAAATAAAAAAACTGGCCCCTAAGCGGGGAATGCAAATCATGGTTCTGGATGATTATGCCATCATGCGGGGCACGATTATTGGTATTTTACGACAGATGGGATTCAAAAACTTCATTCGGGCAGAGGATGGCGTGGAAGGAATCAGACAATTGCAGACGAATTCCGTGGACCTGATCATCTCAGATCTCAACATGCCTGGGGTCAACGGACTGGAATTACTTAAACATGTTAAACAATCCAAAACGCTCAAGCATATTCCATTTATCATGATTTCAGGAGGGGCAAAACAATCACAAGTGGCACAGGCTGTCGAATTGGGTGTTGACGGTTTTCTGATCAAACCGTTTTCAGCGGATACCCTGATGAAAAAACTGGCCGGCGTTATAGATTGATAAAGGCCTATCCTGTTAACGAAATCTATCTATCAGCAATTTTTAATTGTGCAATTGGCTTAGTTAAAATAAACTAATATATTATTACAGTTTCATTGGGGAACAAACCATGGCAAAAAGCGCTGATCAACCTACGATTTTAATTGTGGATGATGTCCCGGACAACATTACGGTCCTGACCAATATACTGGCCGACTACAACCTGAAAGCAGCAAACAGCGGAGCCAAAGCCCTGGAAATCGCATCGCGTTTCAGACCGGATATTATTCTGCTGGACATCATGATGCCGGATATGGACGGCTATGCAGTCTGCATGCACCTCAAGCGGGATCTTCATACCAAAAATATCCCTGTCATATTTGTGACTGCAATGGATGAAGTGACCGATGAAGCCCGGGGATTTGAATTAGGCGCTGTTGATTATATCACAAAACCCGTCAACCCGCCGGTTGTCCTGGCAAGGGTAAAAACGCACTTGAAATTGTATGACCAGAACAAGGCACTGGAATATCTGGTTCATGAACGGACAAAAGAGCTGAACCAAAGCAGGCTTGAAATTATTCGCCGATTAGGCCTTGCGGCAGAATACAAAGATAATGAAACGGGTATGCATGTCATTCGTATGAGTTATTACTGCAAGGTCATGGCAGCGGCCATGGGTATGAGCAACAAAGAAGTTGAGTTGATATTAAACGCATCTCCCATGCACGATATCGGCAAAATCGGCATTCCGGACAATATCCTGGGCAAGCCGGGAAAGCTGGATGCCCAGGAACGAGCGATCATGGAGCAGCACACGGAAATCGGCGCCCGGATCATAGGCGAACATGATAATCCGCTTTTGGATATGGCACGGACAGTGGCGTTGACCCACCACGAAAAATGGGACGGAACGGGCTATCCCCGGGGCATTAAGAACGAGAAGATTCCCCTTGTAGGACGCATCGTCGCTGTCGCGGATGTATTTGATGCACTTGTCAGCAAACGGCCCTATAAAAAAGCGTGGCCCTTTGAAAAGGCTGTGGCCGTGATTAAAGAAGAATCAGGGAAACATTTTGATCCCGAGGTCGTGGACGTGTTTATTACGCATTTAGATGAAATCATCGAACTTGCCAAGTTAAATGCCGATCCCGATTAAAAAACGGGGAGGATCGTGAAGCTACGTAACTTTTCCATATTGTTTATTCTTATCATTATATCCTTTTTCATTCTTTTTCAACTGCTTGCCTCGGAGTTTATCGTCAAAAAAGGATTCCAAACATTTGAGGATGAACATACACTATTGCAGGTAAATGCTGCCAGGCGCGCATTGAACCTGAAACTTGCGAATCTGGACAAACTGTTGATCGACTGGTCCAACTGGGATGATTCGTATGATTTCATACAAACGCCAACCCCGGGATATGTCCAATCCAACCTTCCCATTGATACATTCCGTGACCAAGCCCTGATGTGTGTGGTGTTTCAAAATATAAAAAGGGATGTCATTTACCTGCAAGCCGTTAATCAAGAAGGACAATTTGACAAAACCCTTGCCGATAAAATTTTTCGGCAGATCTCAATGAAATACCCATCTATGGCGAAAAGCCTGGACACACAAAAAGGCATGTTCACGTTTGAAACCGGTGAACTGGTAATGATCGCCCAAAGACCGGTCTTAACCAGCAACGCATCCGGGCCTCCCATGGGCACCATCATGTTTGTCCGTGTTGTATCCCAGGCAATATTAGACGAAATCTCCTCATTGCTGGGTTCAAAAATTTCCCTCCTACCGTTGAATGAAAAAAGGGATATATGGGCCAAGACTATAAAAACCAACGTGTATATTGCACATAAAGACGCACAAAATTGTGAAGGATTTTGGGCCATCTTAGATATCAAAGGCACCCCTTCAATGTTGATGAAGGTCGTTACAAATCCAACATTTGCCCAACAAGGTCAAAACATAACAAATCTCTTTTTTTCAATTTTTATCGCTGCAATTTTACTGTTCAGTCTTTTGGGCTATTTTGTACTCCACAAAAAAGTCCTGAAACGTCTGGAATTGCTCATGCAGCAAATTTCCCAACAGGAAGACAGCCCCCAAAAAGCGTCCCCCATCTTTATCAAAGGCAATGATGAGATTCATGACTTAAGTGTTTGCATCAACGGCATGGTTGAGCGGATTAACCGATCAAAACAAGCAATTTTCGACAAATCTGAAGAGGTGAGAAGAAACGAAAAATTTCTCAATCAGTTGTTCAACTCCATAGAGGCGGGAGCGATATTGATTGACCCGGAAACCAAGATTATTGTTGACATCAATCAATTTGCCCAAAAGCTTACAGGGTATTCAAAAAATGAAGTCGTGGGCCATATGTGCCACAAACTGACCTGCCCGTCCGATGTGAACAATTGTCCTCTATTGGATTTGAAACAATCCAAAGACATGTCAAAACGAAAGCTCTTACTTAAAGACGGCTCAATTATCTCGGTTATGAAGTCTGCCGTGTTTATAACTAAAGGTACCCGAATGCTGCTGCTTGAAACATTTGTAGACATCTCCGAGGCTGAGCATGCCAGGCAGGAACTTGAAAAGGCCAAAAAAGAGCTGGAGGATAAAGTTAAAGCGCGTACAGCCTACCTGCGCGGAATTATTGACACCGCCTTTAACGGCATCATCGTTATTGACGGCCGGGGTTTCATCAATGAATTCAGCCCGGCGGCTCAAAAGATATTCGGGTACACCAAAGAAGAAATTTTAGGTAAAAGCATTAACATACTCATGCCCGAACCTTACAAAAGCGAGCATGATACGTATCTTCGCAACTACCTTGAAACAGGTATTGCCAAAATTATCGGCAAACAGACCGTGGTACCGGCACTGAGAAAGGATGGATCGCAATTTCTCATGGAAGTTGCCCTCGATACCGACGTTGTCAATGGCGAACCGATATTTGTCGCCGTGATGAGTGATGTAACCGAACGTATCAAAGTGGAGGAAGCTGTTGCCAAAGAGCAGAAACGGCTCAAAAACATATTAGCCACCAGCCCTGTTGGTGTGGTTATCACCGTTGATGGTATTGTGAAATTCAGCAACCCAAGCATAGCTCAAATGGGCTTCGAATTTGGTCAAACGGCCCAGGACGTTTATGTTGATCGCCAAAGCAGAAGACATCTGATTGATATACTTAATAAGGAGGGCGTGGTATTAAATTTCGAAACGCAGTTCCGCAATAAAAAGGGACAAGTCATCGATGTCCTGATATTCGCACACCACTATGATGATGAAGGCAGCCAGGCCATTTTAGGATGGATCATTGATATCACCCATCGCAAAGCCATGGAAAACGAAATCCGGGAAAGCCAGACCAGATTCCAGCGGCTGGTAGAAGAACTCGGGGGCAGGTTTGTCGTATTCAGCCACAAACCGGACGGTGAAATATTATTTATGAGTGAAGGGGCAAGTTCCGTATTCGGTTTAAGCAGGGAGCATGTCCAGGGGCAACGATGGCAGGATGTCATCAACTGGCTGCCCGGTGAAAGAAAAAAAGCCAAAGATGCCTTCAGAGCTTTTTTGCAAAACGACTCTACATCCCACGAAGTTGAGCTTTCTTTCCGACATACGGACGGCAGCAAGCGAATATTATTTGTTTCCGAACATGCCGTTCTGGATGCCGACGGTCGACTGGTAACCATTGACGGCATCATGGAAGACATCACCGCCCGTAAAGAAACGGAAAAGGTACTGGCGCAAGCCAAAGAGGCGGCGGAAGAGGCCACCCGGGCAAAGTCAGATTTTCTGGCCAATATGTCCCATGAGATCCGAACGCCCATGAATGCGATTATTGGTCTGTCATACCTGGCCCTGCAAGGAGACCTTAACGAAAAACAACGCGGCTATATCGATAAGGTACACCACTCGGCAGACTACCTTTTAGGCATTCTCAATGATATTCTGGATTTTTCCAAAATTGAGGCCGGCAAACTGAATATGGAACATACCAACTTTTTCCTGGAAGACGTATTTGACCATATTGCCGACGTAGTGGGGTTAAAAGCCCAGGAAGCAGGCCTTCAGCTGATGTTTGATCTGCCCTGCACCCTGCCCACAGCGCTTGTGGGAGACCCGCTTCGGCTTGGCCAGGTTCTGGTCAACCTTGGGAACAACGCCGTAAAATTTACACCCAAGGGGGAAGTTGTTATCTGCGTCAGCGTTTCAAAAGAGAATGAAAAAACCGTTACCTTCCGATTTGCCATACGCGATACCGGCATCGGCATGACTGAAAAGCAGCAGAACAAACTTTTCCAGCATTTCAGCCAGGCAGATACGTCCATTACCCGGAAATACGGTGGAGCCGGACTGGGGCTGGCCATTTCAAAAAAATTAACAGAAATGATGGGTGGCAGGATATGGGTGGAAAGCGTGCCCAAGACGGGCAGTACATTTTTCTTTACCGCCTGTTTTGAAAAACAGCCCCAAGCCGATCAACGGTTCTGTCCTATAAAAAAAGCAGCGCCATTGCATATCCTGGTGGCGGACGGCAACGCCACGGCGCGGTCGATTTTTTTTGAAATGCTGACAGGCTTTGGTTTCACCGTTGATTTGGCGGAGTCACCGGAAGCCGCTTACCAATTTTTAAAACAGCAAAATAACAACCGGCCTTACGATATAGCGGTTATAGACTACGGCTTTGCCACTACCAGCGGCATCGAAATCGCGCGCACCATGCAGGAGAATGCAGCCAGTATACACGCACCCTTGGTTATACTGCTATCAGCCTACAACAATGTGAATCTGATGCATGAGGCCAAGGATGTGGGTATTATAAAAACCGTTTTGAACAAACCCGTCATGCCCTCCACCATGTTCGACACCATCATACAAATAAAAGAAGGGAAAGTTCGCAGGGAAAGCCGATTGATGCGCCGGCAGCACGAGATAATTGAGACAACAGCCAGACTGAACACTGCCAGGGTACTGATCGTGGAGGACAATGATATCAATCAGGATGTGGCTGCAGACTTACTGACCAATCATGGCATCGATTTCAAAATTGCCGAAAACGGGCAAATCGCGTTGGAAATGCTTGAAAAAGATCATTTTGACGGAATACTCATGGACTGCCAGATGCCGGTGATGGATGGTTACACCGCCACCAGAAAAATCAGGGAAGACAAACGCTTCAAAGATCTTCCCATCATTGCCATGACCGCCAACGTCATGGCAGGAGACCGGGAAAAAACAATGGCTGCCGGCATGAATGATCACATCGGCAAGCCAATTCGGGTTCAAGAACTTTTCAAAGCGCTGGATAAATGGATCAAACCAGCCATGTCAATGCAGCCGGCACCGCCAAAGGCAACGGAAAAAAACTTAGGCAACATCCCGGGAATAGACATCACGGCAGGCATGGAGACCGTCCAAGGCAATCAGGAACTCTATGTGAACCTATTACGCAAATTTTACCATCGTTACCATGACTTTGAAAAACAGTTTAATGCGGCCCGACAGGAAGAAGATGAAAAGGCGCCCATGAGACATGCGCACACACTTAAAGGTGCAGCGGCCAATATCGGAGCCCATGGAATAAAGGAAAAAGCTGAGGTCCTTGAATCGGCCTGCAAAACTCATCATCCCGAGCAAGAAATTGACCAATTGCTTCACGACATCGTACAAGCGCTTTCCCCGATTATGCATAAAATAGCTATGTTTACAGAACCCTCCATCGCTCCCACTGTCGATGAAACGTCCACCACGGATTCTCCCATCCCGGAAAAGACCGTTCATGCCATTGAGAAGTTGCAATTGATGATTGCTGAATCCGACATCGGGGCGTTACAATTAGTCGCTGATGTGCAAAAAATGCCGGGGATAGAACAATATGCAAAAAGAATGAATGCCGTTGCCGGCGCACTGGATAACTACGATTTTGATCTAGCAAAAAAGCATATATACAACTTTGATGAATCCGGTGATTCCGGGCTTAAAAGCCCTTAAAACAGATGGATCCTTGAGGTTTATCAATGCGGTTTCAAGCAGGCTGACAATGCACTGTATAGGTCAAAGCGCACTGGTCGAAACCGTGTATGCAGCATGACATGTGACTCACAGACTGCCAAATGCCTCTAATTTACGACTACACCGTAACCCCAATAATCCGTGATTCCAAAAAATAAAGCCCCCCACAGTCAAGCCCATCCGGATTCACTGCACCGACACAGACGATATGCCGATCGCACCGGAACCTCCATCTGTACAATGTATAGGAAATCCATCCGGCGTCCTTAATCATCTTTGTACTTTTCACGGATTTTAAGTATTTCGTCCTGAATGGAAAAAAAAGCGTCCATAACTTCCGGATCGAACTGACGCCCCCGGTTTTCTTCAATGATCCGGAAAGAATCATCCAGGGAAAAAGGTTCTTTATAAGGACGTTTTGTTGTCAGTGCGTCAAAAACATCCGCCACAGCGACGATTCTTCCCTCAAGTGGTATTTCCCTTTCTTTAAGTCCGCTTGGGTATCCCCTCCCATTCCACCATTCATGATGCGTCAGAGCGATGACCTCGCCTAACCTGATATATTCCGTTTTCGAATTTTCCAAAATTTTTGCACCGATCAAAGTATGCTGCTTCATGATATTAAACTCATCAGCCGTCAGCGCCCCGGGTTTGAGAAGGATACTGTCCGGAATACCAATTTTTCCCACATCATGCATGGGAGCGGCATAAAGGATAGATTCCACGATTTTTTCAGACAGCCCCATTTTGCCTGCAATGGCTGCGGAGTAGTTACCCATGCGATAGATATGGGACCCAGTGTCTTCATCCCTGTATTCAGCGGCCTTTGAAAGAATATGAATCGTCTCAAGAGAGCTCTCCTTGATTCGTAAAAAGGCATTTTTCAGTTGCTGTGTCCTTTGGGCCACTTTTTCTTCCAATATTCGATTCTGATCGTAAAGAGCCATGTGGGTTTTTATCCGCTGCCGGACGATGGGCGGACTGACCGGCTTGATGATGTAATCCACACACCCCAGGGCAAACCCTTTTTCCTCCTCCTTGACGCTGGAAAGCGCGGTAACAAAAATGACCGGTATTTGCCGTGTGACCGGATCTTTCTTCAATCGGCGACAAACTTCATAGCCGTCTATGCCGGGCATCTGAATATCCAGAAGGATAAGATCCGGCGCATCGCCATCCGCCACAATACGTAGCGCCTTTTCACCACTGATGGCGATTTTAAGCCGGTAATCCTTGCGCAAAATACCTGCCAGGACATCGATATTTTCCAGACTGTCTTCGACGATCAAAATTGTCCGCTTACTGACCGGATCTTCCATGCGAGTCCCTTTCCATCACAGACAAAACCTCATAATAGGCTGAAAGTGCTCCTTCAAAATCGTATTGCTGCAACTGTTTTTCCACCTTATCCACCGCCCCCATAACCGAAGTGCCTTTCAAAGCGGTTTTAATTTCATCCAATTTCCCCATCGCCTCAAGATCGCTCTCCATCAAGTATGCCTCGAACGATTTCAACAGGGGCAACACGGTGTCGACATCAATGGGAGAAGTTACCACCTCTGCCGTATCGATAAAAGAATCTTCCAATCGGTCGCCGATAGCAGACAACACCTGCGACATCCCCGATGACACCCTCTCCAGATGACTGTCGAGTTGTTCAGCCCCATCTTTTAAGGCGGCCTCCAGGGCAACGATGGCTGCACTGAGCCCCAAAGCGCCGATCATTCCCCCAGATCCTTTCAATTTGTGCACAATACGACCTGCCTCCGCCCTGTCTCCTTTGATCAGCGCCCCATTAAGCTTCTCCATATCGTTGTGATGATTATTGTAGAACGTTAACAGCACCTTTTCGAGAAGCGCCTGATCTCCGCCCACCCTGTCTAATGCGCCCTGCAAGTCCAATCCTATCGCAACGTCCGGCGATTGTTTTTTTTCAACGGCAGAATCCACTTCAAATGTCACGGAAAAGGAAAAGTTGCTCCCTTTTCCGGGGGTGCTTTGCACAACCAGTTTACCCTGCATCAGTTCAACAAGTCGCTTGGTGATGGCCAGCCCCAAACCTGTCCCACCGTAATTTCGGGTATTGGAGGTGTCTGCCTGGGTGAATGCATCAAACAGCGTATCCAACTGGTCGGTGGAAATGCCGATACCTGTATCCCGAACTGAAAAATGAAGCATTACCCTTTGGGGCGTCTGTTTTTCCAGTGAGGCCGTAATGACAACCTGGCCGCTGTCCGTGAACTTTACGGCATTTCCGGCAAGATTGAGCAACACCTGTTTCAGCTTAGGGCCATCTCCCCAAAGTGCTTCAGGTATCTTCGGATCAAGATCGAACAGGACGTTTAATTTCTTTTGCACCGACAATTTAGATAAAACCTGTTTTTTCACCTCGGACATAATCGTACTGAAGTGAAACGCTGCCTTTTTTACAGCCATTTTTCCGGTATCGATGCTGGAATAATCCAATACGGAATTGAGGATAATCATCAGGCCCTCAGCAGCCTCTCGGATCTTTATCAGGTAGCTTTTTTGCTTAGAACTCAATTGCGTATCCAAGGCCAGATGCGACATACCGATAATGTGGTTCATGGGGGTTCTGAACTCATGGCTCATATTGGCCAGAAACCGGCTTTTCGCAAGGCTGGCCGCGGTGGCCTTTTTGGCAAGGTCATTGGCCAGTGCTGTCTGCTTTTTTAAATCCGTAATGTCCACAAATGTCTCCAAAAAGCTTTCCCTGCCCTCATATTCCAGTGGAATGACTGTTTTCAGGATATCGCGTGGTTCACCGTCGGCCGTCAGAAGAACACTCTCGGACCTATCAATGTCCTTGTCCTTATCCGTGACGGGACTTGCCTCCTTTTCATTGGGGCAGGCCGGGTGGTGACAGAACGCTCCAATCAGCTCGCCTACCGTTGTTCCAGCCATACCCGCGGCAAGCGCATTGGCAAATTCGATTGTACGCCGTTTTTTATCAATGATCAAAACACCCGCCTGTATATTCTCAAGTATTTTTGTTATCTTTGCTTCGCTTTTTTTCAGGTTCAACTCGGCGGCAATCCGTTGCCCTAAAATAAAAAGAAAGACGACGATCACCAAAACGATGATCAGCAAAAAGCTTCCAATAACGGCCGCCATTTTTGTTTTCACACCGGCGAGCCATTCATCTTCACCCACGGAAAGAACAACCCCCACTTGCTCGCCGAATATGCTGATGGGGTAGTAGGCGGAGAACACTTGAGTCTTTTCTCCGTTTAAAGAAATTGTATGAATCTGTTGACCTAGATAGTTGTCCGCAATATCGTTAACAATGGGGTTTATGCCTTCCACTCGCCGTTTTGATTCAGAGACGCTGCGCTGCTCCACCAAAAAAATGATAATTCGCCCGTCCTTGTCAACGCACCAGGGCCAGACCTCTCGACCAATATGGCTTTTTCTCAATTCATTGTAAATGATCCGGGGGAAAATCATCCGAAATTCAATGGCCCCGACTTTTTTTCCGTCCTTTCGAATATCACTGAGAAAATAAAGCGTGTCCATTTCCAGACGGCAAACCGTTCCATTAACAACCTCCCGTGGAGAGTGGTTTTCACGAATTTCGGTGAGGGAGAAATAATTGCTTTCGCTGTTGTACAATTCACGGAAAACCGATGAATTGTACACCTGAACAGAGTATAGGATGTTCTGATATTTCGAATAGAACCGCCGCAGCTGGTTCATCAAATCATAATTGGGTATCTCCCGGCTCAACAATTCATAAAATGGAATAGTGGTAAGGGCGTACTGAAAGTCCTCTTCAAATTCGTCGGCAAATCCCTGAAGATTCCGGGCGCTGATCCCCACCTGGTGCGACAGCATTTCGAAAATGTGCTTTTTTCGGACATCAACAATCACATGCACATTGTAACCGGCGACTAAAACCGAAATAAGCACAAATACAAGGGGAATGATCAGGTATTCTTTTTTCAAAGCATTTTTCAAAGTTAATTCAGTCTATGATTCAATTGATAATCTGCAGCAATCGCCAGTCCAGTTCAGGGATCTTCACCGACGTGACATGGAGGGTTTTTCCTTCTTTTTGAAATGTGACGTTAGTTTGGTTTTCTTCAAAAATGCGTTGTACCATCTTCCGCACGTCCCGGGATCTGCTTTTCAAAAGATTGTAGTCTTCGGTTCTGTAGGTATCCGAACGAATGGTTTCCAGGTATTTATGATTTTCCAGGGGTGGCAGGGACAGCAGCACCGTCAAATGCTCCTGAATGGATACGACAGTGGCCGAAGCGTCCAGCAGAACCAAATCCCCATTCGACTTGTCGATGTACCGATCGGTGATGGTATTGATGGTCACATCCAGCCCAGGAACGCCCTCAAGTTTTCCGTCCACATAGACAGGTGCAATGGCGGAAACCATCCACCCTCTTCCCGCAGGATCCACGTAAGGTTCTTTAACCCAGACAGCTTTCTTTTCCGGATTATGATTTTGGTCAGCAAGATAATAGAAGTTATACTTGGGAATATCCATTTTAGGCTCATACTGGGTGATCACGTCAAAAAAGGGATAGATACGGTTGTATGAATTTTTGTCGTTATAATAAGCCTGGACGACTTCGGGATATCTTTGCACGATCTCCATCAGTTGAGTTTCCAGCGGTTCCGTGCCATAAACAATTTTTTTAATCTCCTCGCCGACAGGCACAACCCCCGACACAAAAACAGCACTTTTTCCATCGTCTACCGGCTTGTAAAAAACCCCGTTGTCATGGCGTTTGTATTTGGCCGGTTCAGCCTTGGACGCATTTTGTGCCATGGTTTCGGGTATGTACAGAAGGGACGTAAATTCCGCCAGTTTTAAAACCGCCTCCCGAATCTTATAAAAATCATCATTGATTTGATTTGCGATCTCGATAAGTCCATGGTCATCCGCCGACACATTTTTATCACCAGACGGCCCGCAGGAAAA
Above is a window of uncultured Desulfobacter sp. DNA encoding:
- a CDS encoding ATP-binding protein — encoded protein: MKKEYLIIPLVFVLISVLVAGYNVHVIVDVRKKHIFEMLSHQVGISARNLQGFADEFEEDFQYALTTIPFYELLSREIPNYDLMNQLRRFYSKYQNILYSVQVYNSSVFRELYNSESNYFSLTEIRENHSPREVVNGTVCRLEMDTLYFLSDIRKDGKKVGAIEFRMIFPRIIYNELRKSHIGREVWPWCVDKDGRIIIFLVEQRSVSESKRRVEGINPIVNDIADNYLGQQIHTISLNGEKTQVFSAYYPISIFGEQVGVVLSVGEDEWLAGVKTKMAAVIGSFLLIIVLVIVVFLFILGQRIAAELNLKKSEAKITKILENIQAGVLIIDKKRRTIEFANALAAGMAGTTVGELIGAFCHHPACPNEKEASPVTDKDKDIDRSESVLLTADGEPRDILKTVIPLEYEGRESFLETFVDITDLKKQTALANDLAKKATAASLAKSRFLANMSHEFRTPMNHIIGMSHLALDTQLSSKQKSYLIKIREAAEGLMIILNSVLDYSSIDTGKMAVKKAAFHFSTIMSEVKKQVLSKLSVQKKLNVLFDLDPKIPEALWGDGPKLKQVLLNLAGNAVKFTDSGQVVITASLEKQTPQRVMLHFSVRDTGIGISTDQLDTLFDAFTQADTSNTRNYGGTGLGLAITKRLVELMQGKLVVQSTPGKGSNFSFSVTFEVDSAVEKKQSPDVAIGLDLQGALDRVGGDQALLEKVLLTFYNNHHNDMEKLNGALIKGDRAEAGRIVHKLKGSGGMIGALGLSAAIVALEAALKDGAEQLDSHLERVSSGMSQVLSAIGDRLEDSFIDTAEVVTSPIDVDTVLPLLKSFEAYLMESDLEAMGKLDEIKTALKGTSVMGAVDKVEKQLQQYDFEGALSAYYEVLSVMERDSHGRSGQ